The following are from one region of the Mangifera indica cultivar Alphonso chromosome 14, CATAS_Mindica_2.1, whole genome shotgun sequence genome:
- the LOC123195890 gene encoding uncharacterized protein LOC123195890, translating into MAQQKMHCAVQRTYIDNQKVIDGGKCYSFRKSLEHDNYRASSEDCEIASLKARNSGNRCSVLTFFTPESVGLWRIVAQTPECLDHVKAFGSGSEVNMDGLHLVTPSPINSLKVDQRKPQKGPLHDVTYFVKSFPARSFPGSDGGHQSQSRTFTNKATRLNEFSSNPCSQGSISCRSSSAFIPQRSSCLKSSDLFCEKSKVDKAIKRNLSKKTRKKGKQKKKFSRDSVSTELKVSPEDYDGGTSVSKTCSNNDMDHGDRLVSCATSQEDSLSDSRVNVIDIDNNNGIRNPSESPKTCTSYFDEIDMSEAKAPSSVQNFHGGCHVIDSEISIHMEDQGFPILGGVEESNHQQISHYGGIHSNGLPHMCDSRVLDSTSVGSNSDISSITSCNTKPCDKESNENGLSDPPEYGSREACFSCPNSLNGVVDFYDYTEGSRIGNQNFRSSDMQAVAPGKKSKQAKMVLRGSSAYKLGSAGKSHGCVGKENSHRVWQKVQKNKMSECCPDFKKVNPVGSETLKEASLVRKNPNVAKVDMSSKTEDKKHLKRKVLRKQKRKTCPGSKQEYNSYSPRASHHSKASSNAHPKISTQPNEILDISTQVSYQKRLGSVLRSHPQIGCQEVGFQNSRVKSLKSESLQKSHDCPEILGSPKSFCNTVSGIKEINQDNLLARSCCLEKLNMFEGQSQVYLPHLIVNEAAKEEKDISLAEYSKQNHCSGSLLQKWVPIGTKNPQSTTSTRCDSVSSGHSDGQGVEDWILRSNVNEKVCTKSQNPVCLLDVERMSTGLVSESTSQEDENYSPNLTDTSADIFKEKNSKHVAANCLTIESKDQNFSAVETDLEKILLAVNHACRMLFASEAVQMATGSPIAEFERLLHSSSPVIYHSPNIISCNKCSQDQVVGASLCRHEAPNILLGSLWKWYEKHGSYGLEIRAEDYEQSNRLGVDRFSFRAYFVPFLSAVQLFRNGKGHPTKDSNDLPTPGNLVAVETGETSQSSCNIGHLTIYSLLVPQPRTSDTSVLPPEKEEHKSEWSPVSSKEKLSVRSADMTCSNDPELLFEYFESEQPRQRQPFYEKIQELASGDGPSQWEAYGDPTSLNSINLQDLHPTSWYSVAWYPIYRIPDANFRAAFLTYHSLGHMIRRSTKVNSADVHSIVSPAVGLQSYNAQSECWFQLKHPTMNQAAENSGLNPSRILKDRLSTLEETACRMSRAVVNKGNQTSVNRHPDYEFFRSRQHR; encoded by the exons ATg GCACAGCAGAAGATGCATTGTGCTGTTCAAAGAACCTATATTGATAATCAAAAAGTTATTGATGGAGGAAAGTGTTACTCATTTAGGAAGTCTTTAGAACACGATAATTACAGAGCATCTTCAGAG GATTGTGAAATTGCTTCTCTCAAAGCAAGAAACTCTGGTAACAG GTGTTCTGTCCTGACATTCTTTACTCCTGAATCTGTTGGACTCTGGAGAATTGTTGCACAAACACCAGAATGTCTTGATCATGTGAAGGCGTTTGGATCTGGGTCTGAAGTGAATATGGATGGTCTGCATCTAGTTACCCCATCACCTATTAATTCACTCAAAGTTGACCAACGAAAGCCACAAAAAGGGCCTCTGCATGATGTTACTTATTTTGTCAAGTCATTTCCAGCAAGAAGCTTTCCTGGATCAGATGGGGGACATCAATCTCAAAGCAGGACATTCACCAATAAAGCTACTAGATTGAATGAATTTTCTAGTAATCCATGTTCTCAAGGTTCTATCTCTTGCAGATCATCCTCTGCCTTCATCCCCCAAAGGTCTAGTTGTTTGAAATCATCTGACTTATTTTGTGAAAAATCCAAAGTAGACAAGGCTATAAAGAGAAATTTGAGCAAGAAGACAAGAAAGAAGGGAAAACAGAAGAAGAAGTTCTCACGTGATTCTGTCTCTACtgaactaaaagtttcccctgAGGATTATGATGGTGGTACTTCGGTCTCAAAAACCTGTAGTAACAATGATATGGATCATGGTGACAGACTAGTATCATGTGCAACTTCACAAGAAGATTCATTATCAGATAGTAGAGTTAATGTGATAGACATAGATAACAATAATGGCATCAGGAATCCTTCTGAATCCCCAAAGACATGCACATCCTACTTTGATGAAATAGATATGTCAGAAGCTAAGGCACCTTCTTCAGTTCAGAATTTTCATGGCGGATGTCATGTAATTGATTCTGAAATCAGCATTCACATGGAAGACCAAGGATTTCCCATTCTTGGTGGAGTAGAAGAATCAAATCATCAACAGATCAGCCATTATGGTGGAATACATTCAAATGGATTACCTCATATGTGTGACTCCCGAGTTTTGGATTCAACTTCTGTTGGTTCAAACAGTGATATCAGCAGTATTACTAGCTGCAACACTAAACCATGTGATAAGGAAAGCAACGAAAATGGTCTTTCAGATCCACCAGAGTATGGTTCCAGAGAGGCATGTTTCTCTTGTCCAAACTCATTGAATGGTGTTGTAGACTTCTATGACTACACTGAAGGGTCAAGAATTGGCAATCAGAATTTTAGAAGCAGTGACATGCAAGCGGTTGCACCAGGCAAGAAGAGTAAGCAAGCTAAAATGGTGCTGAGGGGTTCAAGTGCCTATAAACTTGGAAGTGCTGGTAAATCGCATGGTTGTGTTGGGAAGGAAAACAGCCATCGAGTGTGGCAGAAGGTTCAGAAGAATAAAATGAGTGAATGTTGCCCTGATTTTAAGAAAGTAAATCCTGTGGGCTCAGAGACTCTCAAAGAGGCTTCTTTGGTTAGAAAAAACCCTAACGTTGCTAAGGTAGATATGTCATCAAAAACGGAGGACAAAAAGCATTTAAAACGTAAGGTTTTAAGGaagcagaaaagaaaaacttgtcCAGGTTCAAAGCAAGAATACAACTCTTATTCCCCTAGGGCCTCTCATCACAGCAAGGCAAGTTCAAATGCTCACCCAAAGATTTCTACTCAACcgaatgaaatattagatatcTCCACACAGGTGAGTTACCAAAAAAGATTGGGAAGTGTTCTGAGATCTCATCCTCAGATTGGTTGTCAAGAGGTTGGGTTCCAGAACAGCAGAGTCAAATCGTTGAAATCCGAATCATTGCAAAAATCACATGATTGTCCAGAAATTTTGGGGTCACCTAAAAGTTTTTGCAATACTGTTTCTGGaataaaggaaataaatcaAGATAACTTACTGGCAAGATCCTGCTGTTTGGAAAAATTGAATATGTTTGAGGGGCAGTCTCAAGTTTACCTTCCTCATCTTATAGTTAATGAGGCTGCTAAAGAGGAAAAGGATATTTCTCTTGCTGAATACAGCAAGCAAAATCATTGTTCTGGGTCTCTTTTGCAGAAATGGGTACCCATTGGGACCAAGAATCCTCAGAGTACGACCTCTACAAGATGTGACAGTGTATCATCAGGGCATTCTGATGGGCAAGGTGTTGAGGACTGGATTTTGAGAAGCAATGTCAATGAGAAAGTTTGTACCAAATCTCAAAATCCTGTTTGTTTGTTGGACGTTGAGAGGATGAGCACAGGCTTGGTTTCTGAAAGTACTTCTCAGGAGGATGAAAACTATTCTCCAAATTTGACGGATACAAGTGCCGACATATTCAAGGAAAAAAATAGCAAGCATGTTGCAGCCAATTGCTTGACTATTGAATCTAAAGATCAAAACTTTTCTGCAGTTGAAACTGATTTAGAGAAGATTTTACTAGCAGTGAATCATGCCTGTAGGATGCTGTTTGCATCTGAAGCTGTTCAGATGGCCACTGGTTCTCCAATTGCAGAGTTTGAAAGACTTCTCCACTCCTCCTCCCCAGTCATTTATCATTCACCAAATATAATAAGCTGTAATAAGTGCTCACAGGACCAGGTTGTTGGGGCATCTTTGTGCAGACACGAGGCGCCTAATATCTTATTGGGAAGCCTGTGGAAGTGGTACGAAAAACATGGGAGCTACGGGTTAGAAATAAGGGCAGAGGATTATGAACAGTCTAATAGATTGGGTGTTGATCGGTTCTCATTTCGTGCCTATTTTGTTCCCTTTTTGTCAGCAGTTCAGCTGTTTAGGAATGGTAAAGGTCATCCCACAAAGGATAGTAACGATCTTCCTACTCCTGGGAATTTGGTGGCAGTTGAGACTGGTGAAACATCACAAAGCTCCTGTAACATTGGTCATCTAACAATATATTCACTGTTAGTTCCTCAGCCTCGTACTTCTGATACAAGCGTTTTGCCACCTGAGAAAGAGGAGCATAAATCAGAGTGGTCTCCAGTTTCGTCTAAAGAGAAGTTGTCTGTTCGATCAGCTGACATGACATGCTCCAATGATCCGGAGCtactttttgaatattttgaatctGAACAACCTCGACAAAGACAACCATTTTATGAAAA AATTCAAGAGCTGGCCAGTGGTGATGGGCCTTCACAGTGGGAAGCATACGGAGATCCAACTAGTTTGAACTCCATAAATCTACAGGATCTGCATCCTACATCCTG GTACTCAGTGGCATGGTATCCTATCTATAGGATTCCAGATGCCAATTTTCGTGCAGCATTTTTAACTTACCATTCACTTGGTCATATGATTCGTAGAAGTACAAAAGTCAATTCTGCTGATGTACATAGTATTGTCTCTCCGGCGGTGGGTCTCCAAAGTTATAATGCTCAG AGTGAATGCTGGTTCCAGCTGAAGCACCCGACTATGAACCAGGCCGCAGAAAACTCTGGGTTAAACCCTTCCAGGATTCTAAAGGACCGGTTGAGCACACTCGAGGAGACAGCATGTCGTATGTCAAGAGCTGTTGTCAATAAAGGAAATCAAACCTCTGTAAATAGGCATCCCGACTATGAGTTCTTCCGCTCAAGACAGCATAGATAG